From a single Candidatus Schekmanbacteria bacterium genomic region:
- a CDS encoding adenylate/guanylate cyclase domain-containing protein, with amino-acid sequence MSAKKIGIISTALIFIILLAFHGPKGEISVLEKLELMSLDYRFLLSGIQNPGDNVVIVAIDDRSIEQVGRWPWDRKQVAKVVDILSKGGAKTIGLDIIFSESQVSSEKAVLSDVLNKIEKDKNGDNLTALKGEIENAIKAFDSDVILAESFRNAGNTVIALSMSAQDSQRSENQRKPSDDLLENLKRFAYFLESDLAGLKEELKPITAGQALIPLNIFLDATASAGNAEAVSTDIDGVVRKEWMIEKYGDSYYPPLSFEVARLYMNIPFENIKINFGNGIETGKFLIPTDERGSYLINYYGPQNTFRYYSCSDILEGKISPSLLKGRAVLIGYAATGLGDKWVTPYGIMFGVEKQATLVKNFIDQRFLYHPKLSFIYDIFAVLIIGTMLSFVLPKMAPMKSTFFAAAMLALVIATGIILFISQSLWVNMVFPMLTVFVLYISITSYRFLTEEREKRKIKGAFQQYLSPSVVNAITKDPSKLKLGGEEKTLSILFSDIRGFTTLSESLTPAQLVQLLNEYFSEMTDVITEVNSGTLDKFIGDAIMAFWGAPVEMKDHALKSSLSALGMIEKLHKLRVKWDAEGKPPVNIGIGINTGDVVVGNMGSDRRFDYTVMGDAVNLASRLEGLNKTYGTNIIISEFTKSELPDKLITREIDLVRVKGKLKPVKIYELMGESDDDSKLITKAKMFEEGINLYRNRQWQEAANKFKEIKKQFSDDGPSSVYIERCTAYMQSPPPDDWDGVFVMKTK; translated from the coding sequence ATGTCAGCAAAAAAAATAGGCATTATAAGCACTGCCCTTATATTTATCATCCTTCTTGCCTTCCATGGTCCCAAGGGAGAGATTTCAGTTCTCGAAAAACTGGAACTTATGAGCCTTGACTATCGCTTTCTCTTAAGCGGTATACAAAATCCCGGAGACAATGTAGTAATAGTAGCTATAGATGACAGATCGATTGAACAAGTGGGACGATGGCCCTGGGACAGAAAGCAAGTTGCAAAGGTCGTAGATATATTGAGCAAGGGAGGGGCAAAGACAATAGGACTTGATATAATCTTCAGCGAGTCTCAGGTTTCCTCTGAAAAAGCAGTCCTAAGTGATGTTCTAAATAAAATTGAGAAAGACAAAAACGGAGATAACCTCACGGCACTGAAAGGTGAAATTGAAAACGCCATAAAAGCTTTTGACAGTGACGTGATTCTCGCAGAGAGTTTCAGAAATGCGGGAAACACCGTGATAGCATTGTCAATGAGTGCGCAAGATTCGCAACGTAGCGAAAACCAACGCAAACCCTCTGATGACCTTTTGGAGAACCTAAAAAGATTTGCCTATTTCCTTGAAAGCGATTTGGCAGGGCTAAAAGAAGAACTAAAACCCATAACTGCCGGGCAGGCTTTAATTCCGCTCAATATATTTTTAGACGCAACGGCATCAGCAGGTAATGCAGAAGCTGTGAGCACTGACATAGATGGTGTGGTAAGGAAAGAGTGGATGATTGAAAAATATGGCGATTCATATTATCCGCCTCTTTCATTTGAAGTTGCCCGGCTCTATATGAATATTCCTTTTGAAAATATAAAAATAAATTTTGGCAACGGCATTGAAACCGGGAAATTTTTAATCCCAACAGATGAGAGGGGAAGTTATCTTATAAATTATTACGGACCACAGAATACATTCCGCTATTACTCATGCTCAGATATCCTTGAAGGAAAGATATCCCCTTCCCTTCTTAAAGGCAGGGCAGTTCTGATTGGTTACGCAGCAACCGGATTAGGAGACAAGTGGGTCACTCCCTACGGTATTATGTTCGGTGTTGAAAAACAGGCAACGCTTGTAAAAAATTTCATAGACCAGAGGTTCCTTTATCATCCGAAGCTTTCTTTCATCTACGATATCTTTGCAGTATTGATAATAGGGACAATGCTTTCTTTTGTCCTTCCAAAGATGGCGCCAATGAAAAGCACTTTTTTTGCGGCGGCAATGCTGGCGCTTGTGATTGCAACAGGGATAATTCTTTTTATTTCACAAAGCCTCTGGGTAAATATGGTGTTCCCAATGCTCACCGTATTCGTTCTTTATATCTCCATCACCTCTTACCGCTTTCTCACAGAAGAACGTGAGAAGAGAAAAATCAAGGGAGCTTTCCAGCAGTATTTAAGCCCGTCTGTTGTAAATGCCATCACAAAAGACCCCTCTAAGCTTAAACTGGGGGGCGAAGAAAAAACGCTCTCCATATTATTTTCAGACATAAGAGGATTTACCACTCTCTCAGAATCTCTTACTCCTGCACAACTTGTCCAGCTTCTCAATGAATACTTCAGTGAAATGACGGATGTAATAACAGAGGTGAACAGCGGGACACTGGATAAATTCATAGGAGACGCAATTATGGCTTTCTGGGGGGCGCCTGTTGAAATGAAAGACCATGCCCTTAAATCCAGCCTTTCAGCGCTTGGAATGATTGAGAAACTCCATAAGCTCAGGGTAAAATGGGACGCCGAAGGAAAGCCTCCTGTCAACATCGGCATAGGGATAAACACAGGGGATGTCGTTGTCGGCAACATGGGCTCAGACAGGCGATTCGACTATACGGTCATGGGTGACGCGGTAAATCTTGCATCGCGCCTTGAAGGACTTAACAAAACATACGGGACAAACATTATAATAAGTGAGTTTACAAAGAGCGAGCTTCCAGATAAGCTCATCACAAGGGAAATAGACCTTGTGAGAGTAAAAGGAAAATTGAAACCTGTAAAAATCTACGAACTTATGGGAGAAAGCGACGACGATTCAAAACTTATTACTAAGGCCAAGATGTTTGAGGAAGGAATCAATTTATACAGAAACAGGCAGTGGCAGGAAGCAGCAAATAAATTCAAAGAAATAAAAAAACAATTCAGTGATGATGGTCCGTCATCGGTTTATATAGAGCGCTGTACAGCTTACATGCAATCCCCTCCTCCCGACGACTGGGACGGCGTATTCGTGATGAAGACAAAATAG